One genomic region from Ornithinicoccus hortensis encodes:
- a CDS encoding ISL3 family transposase, giving the protein MPDATTFACPDLTTFTRLDELGLEATGQLLEPDRAVLKCRVVDPDDWCRRCGCQGVARDTVVRRLAHAPFGWRPTTLLVTVRRYRCSECGHVWRQDTTAAAEPRAKISRGGLAWALVGIVVQHLSMARVAEGLGVAWHTANDAVLAEGHRLLIDDPARLDGVEVLGVDEHCWRHTRRGDKFITVIIDLTPVRDGTGPARLLDMVEGRSKKAFKTWLDEREQTWRDGVQVVAMDGFSGFKTATTEELPEAVSVMDPFHVVQLAGEAMDDCRRRVQQETCGHRGRKGDPLYSARRTLHTGADLLTDKQQARLEALFAVEQHVAVEATWGIYQRMVAAYREPDRSQGREQMQSVIDAVRQGVPAGLSELRRLGRTLTRRAEDVLAYFDRPRTSNGPTEAINGRLEHLRGSALGFRNLTNYIARALLEAGGFRPQLHP; this is encoded by the coding sequence GTGCCTGACGCTACTACCTTCGCCTGCCCCGACCTGACCACCTTCACCCGCCTGGACGAGCTCGGCCTGGAGGCGACCGGCCAGCTGCTCGAGCCCGACCGCGCCGTCTTGAAGTGTCGGGTCGTGGACCCCGACGACTGGTGCCGCCGGTGCGGCTGCCAGGGCGTGGCCAGGGACACCGTCGTCCGTCGGCTCGCGCACGCGCCGTTCGGGTGGCGTCCCACCACCCTGCTGGTCACGGTGCGCCGGTACCGGTGCTCCGAGTGCGGTCACGTGTGGCGTCAGGACACCACCGCCGCGGCCGAGCCACGGGCGAAGATCTCCCGGGGCGGGCTGGCCTGGGCCCTGGTCGGCATCGTGGTCCAGCACCTGTCCATGGCTCGCGTCGCCGAGGGGCTGGGCGTGGCGTGGCACACCGCCAACGATGCTGTCCTGGCCGAAGGACACCGGCTGCTGATCGACGATCCGGCCCGTCTGGACGGGGTCGAGGTCCTCGGGGTCGATGAGCATTGTTGGCGTCACACCCGTCGCGGGGACAAGTTCATCACGGTGATCATCGACCTGACCCCGGTCCGTGACGGGACTGGGCCGGCGCGGCTGCTGGACATGGTCGAGGGCCGCTCGAAGAAAGCGTTCAAGACCTGGCTGGACGAGCGGGAACAGACCTGGCGCGACGGGGTGCAGGTGGTGGCCATGGATGGTTTCAGTGGCTTCAAGACCGCCACCACCGAAGAGCTGCCCGAGGCGGTCAGCGTGATGGATCCGTTTCACGTAGTCCAGCTGGCCGGGGAGGCGATGGACGACTGTCGTCGCCGAGTCCAGCAGGAGACCTGCGGGCACCGAGGCCGCAAGGGCGACCCGCTGTACTCGGCCCGGCGGACCCTGCACACCGGCGCTGACCTGCTCACCGACAAGCAGCAAGCCCGCCTTGAGGCGCTCTTCGCGGTCGAGCAGCACGTCGCGGTCGAGGCGACCTGGGGCATCTACCAGCGAATGGTCGCCGCCTACCGCGAACCCGACCGCAGCCAGGGCCGCGAGCAGATGCAGTCGGTGATCGATGCCGTCCGCCAGGGCGTCCCGGCCGGTCTGAGCGAGCTGCGCAGGCTCGGACGCACCCTGACCCGCCGCGCCGAGGACGTCCTGGCCTACTTCGACCGTCCCCGCACATCGAATGGGCCTACAGAAGCGATCAATGGCCGCCTCGAGCACCTGAGGGGCTCCGCCCTCGGGTTCCGCAACCTCACCAACTACATCGCACGCGCACTCCTCGAGGCCGGCGGATTCAGACCCCAACTACACCCTTGA
- a CDS encoding polysaccharide pyruvyl transferase family protein codes for MIHHSNPIKLHWWDHVPNFGDVLSPWLAKKMSGREVEFAPRGEPAVVSIGSILSHVSDGCVVWGTGSFGTETPKEIAKDAEYRAVRGPLTRNRLEIAKVDCPRVFGDPALLVADYYHPDIEPLHEVGVVLRWSESNRFNKLGGGEAEGIKKIILRNDDIKKTLDEMLSCRRIVSSSLHGLVIADAYGIPNAWLHSKTPKGGEFKYWDYLLSVEKPRHPTVVRLTRPGITAQSLIDELPFDDRPIKIDLEALRAACPFTE; via the coding sequence GTGATTCACCACTCCAACCCAATAAAGCTCCACTGGTGGGACCATGTCCCCAATTTCGGCGACGTTCTTTCACCCTGGCTCGCCAAGAAGATGAGTGGCCGCGAGGTCGAGTTCGCTCCCCGCGGGGAACCTGCCGTGGTGTCGATCGGATCCATCCTGAGCCACGTCTCGGACGGGTGTGTCGTGTGGGGGACGGGATCCTTCGGGACGGAGACCCCGAAGGAGATCGCCAAGGACGCTGAATATCGCGCTGTCAGAGGTCCGCTGACGCGAAACCGACTGGAGATCGCGAAGGTCGATTGCCCACGCGTCTTTGGCGACCCTGCCCTGCTCGTTGCCGACTATTACCACCCTGACATCGAGCCACTTCATGAGGTCGGAGTCGTCCTTCGCTGGTCCGAGTCCAACCGATTCAACAAGCTCGGAGGTGGCGAAGCAGAGGGCATCAAGAAGATCATTCTGCGGAATGACGACATCAAGAAGACTCTCGATGAAATGCTTTCTTGCCGACGTATTGTATCTTCTTCCCTGCATGGCCTGGTTATAGCCGACGCGTACGGCATTCCCAACGCTTGGCTCCACTCCAAGACGCCGAAAGGTGGAGAATTCAAGTACTGGGACTACCTCCTCAGCGTCGAGAAGCCACGCCACCCCACGGTGGTGCGCTTAACCCGTCCGGGGATCACTGCTCAGTCACTCATCGACGAGTTGCCGTTCGACGACCGTCCTATCAAGATCGATCTTGAGGCGCTGAGGGCTGCCTGCCCCTTCACGGAGTGA
- a CDS encoding DUF6270 domain-containing protein, with translation MSKTGVFIWGSCVSRDTFEHIDPATHQLVHYVARQSAVSAATPAVQLIKHPALESKFQQRMVTGDFASNLERELTRHADRIDLIMIDLVDERLGFYVLPDDSVVTRSVELIRAGGEEMLPVGSRHVAFGELEHYQRWQRSITWTSDLIQRLLPDAEVVLLDIPWAASSSSGEPTPASFGINARKGNRLFRRYAKFAEKALGARAIRIPASQVSSGPTHPWGVAPFHYTEDVYLRIVKQLTGAASGRAAWGPPNCRAQIRRGGVGRGHEPGCAR, from the coding sequence GTGAGCAAGACCGGAGTGTTCATCTGGGGGTCCTGCGTCTCCCGCGACACCTTTGAGCACATCGACCCCGCGACCCATCAACTGGTGCATTACGTCGCTCGCCAGTCGGCGGTGAGTGCTGCGACACCGGCCGTCCAACTCATCAAGCACCCAGCCCTCGAATCGAAGTTCCAGCAGCGCATGGTGACCGGTGACTTCGCGTCCAACCTGGAGCGGGAGTTGACGCGGCATGCCGACAGGATCGACTTGATCATGATCGATCTCGTCGACGAGCGACTCGGTTTCTATGTCCTGCCCGACGACTCGGTGGTGACCCGATCGGTGGAGCTCATCCGGGCGGGGGGCGAGGAAATGCTTCCCGTGGGCAGCCGCCACGTCGCCTTCGGGGAGTTGGAGCACTACCAACGGTGGCAGCGATCCATCACATGGACCAGCGACCTGATCCAGCGACTTCTCCCCGATGCGGAGGTGGTCCTGCTCGACATTCCGTGGGCTGCATCGTCCTCGTCCGGCGAACCCACACCCGCGAGCTTCGGGATCAACGCACGGAAGGGGAACAGGCTGTTCCGTCGCTATGCCAAGTTTGCCGAGAAGGCGCTCGGCGCCCGGGCAATCCGGATCCCGGCATCACAGGTGTCGTCTGGGCCGACCCACCCCTGGGGCGTAGCGCCGTTCCATTACACCGAGGACGTGTACCTGCGCATAGTGAAGCAACTCACGGGGGCCGCCAGTGGCCGGGCGGCGTGGGGTCCCCCCAACTGCAGAGCACAGATCCGCAGGGGCGGCGTGGGCCGAGGCCATGAACCTGGGTGCGCCCGCTGA
- a CDS encoding ABC transporter ATP-binding protein has product MGRSGEAYPTVVVEAVTRTFQVPSLEAEQDLGPVKGAMTRVGWRPKVPLEALKGVSFTTHSGEAIGVIGRNGSGKSTLLRLIAGLDVPTSGSVTTTSTPVLLGVNAALQPELSGLDNARLGLLAMGFTPEQLQRTIVKITEQADLGRAIHRPMKTYSSGMGARLRFAIATAAEPEILLIDEALATGDDASRERAERRMEEIRERAGTVLLVTHSGKTVEETCSRAIWVNDGIIVHDGPAVETARAYRWWAWNIAQGETEVADRLLAEALRGSPVTDRRSRRRTAVKEQG; this is encoded by the coding sequence ATGGGCAGGAGCGGTGAGGCCTACCCCACCGTCGTGGTGGAGGCGGTGACCCGGACCTTCCAGGTGCCCAGCCTCGAGGCCGAGCAGGACCTCGGGCCCGTCAAGGGGGCCATGACGCGCGTCGGCTGGCGGCCCAAGGTCCCGCTGGAGGCACTCAAGGGTGTCTCGTTCACCACCCACTCCGGCGAGGCCATCGGGGTGATCGGGCGCAATGGGTCGGGCAAGAGCACCCTGCTGCGCCTCATCGCCGGGCTGGACGTGCCCACCTCGGGCTCAGTCACCACCACGTCCACCCCGGTCCTGCTCGGGGTCAACGCCGCGCTCCAGCCCGAGCTCTCGGGCTTGGACAACGCGCGGCTTGGGCTGCTGGCGATGGGATTCACCCCCGAGCAGTTGCAGCGGACGATCGTCAAGATCACCGAGCAGGCCGACCTGGGGCGGGCGATCCACCGACCGATGAAGACGTACTCCTCCGGCATGGGTGCCCGCCTACGTTTCGCGATCGCCACCGCGGCCGAGCCGGAGATCCTGCTCATCGATGAGGCGCTGGCCACCGGCGACGACGCGTCCCGAGAGCGGGCCGAGCGACGGATGGAGGAGATCCGTGAGCGGGCCGGCACCGTCCTCTTAGTGACACACTCGGGAAAGACGGTCGAAGAGACGTGCAGCCGGGCGATCTGGGTGAACGACGGCATCATCGTGCATGACGGACCTGCGGTCGAGACGGCCCGCGCCTATCGTTGGTGGGCGTGGAACATCGCCCAGGGGGAGACCGAGGTGGCCGACCGGCTGCTGGCCGAGGCGCTGCGGGGCTCGCCGGTGACCGACAGACGCTCACGACGCCGCACGGCAGTCAAGGAGCAGGGGTGA
- a CDS encoding ABC transporter permease: MTQTVEHPPLRPVGGRPSLQDYTRQLWQRRHFIYAESRARAFSGNRDYLLGNLWLVGRPILDGMIYYVVFALILRTDRGIDNFPAYLLIGVFLFSFTLRVTNTGVTSMLTSRNMLQSFSFPRASIPLSVITRETISMAPVLATMLVLIVLVSEENPISATWLLFPGVFALQVLFNTSVALYAARLGFELPDLRFFVAFIARLWFYASGVMYSITRFVNEGFWLWALQANPMYLVLDMSRDLLIYDTVPPLRHWLIMLLWAALSPLMAYYYFWRQEASYGQER; the protein is encoded by the coding sequence GTGACCCAAACCGTCGAGCACCCGCCCCTGCGCCCCGTCGGTGGCCGTCCCTCGCTGCAGGACTACACCCGGCAGTTGTGGCAGCGGCGGCACTTCATCTACGCCGAGTCCCGAGCCAGGGCGTTCTCCGGGAACCGGGACTACCTGCTCGGGAACCTCTGGCTCGTGGGCCGCCCGATCCTCGACGGGATGATCTACTACGTCGTCTTCGCGTTGATCCTGCGGACTGACCGGGGCATCGACAACTTCCCGGCCTACCTGCTCATCGGGGTCTTCCTGTTCTCGTTCACGCTGCGGGTCACCAACACCGGGGTGACCAGCATGCTGACCAGCAGGAACATGCTGCAAAGCTTCTCCTTCCCCCGCGCCTCAATCCCCCTGTCGGTGATCACCCGCGAGACGATCTCGATGGCGCCGGTGCTGGCGACGATGCTGGTCCTTATCGTGCTGGTCTCGGAAGAGAACCCGATCTCGGCCACCTGGTTGCTCTTCCCCGGAGTCTTCGCCCTCCAGGTCCTCTTCAACACCAGTGTGGCGCTGTATGCCGCACGGCTGGGTTTCGAGCTCCCCGACCTGAGGTTCTTCGTCGCCTTCATCGCCCGACTCTGGTTCTACGCCTCGGGTGTTATGTACTCCATCACCCGCTTCGTCAACGAGGGATTCTGGCTGTGGGCCCTGCAGGCCAACCCGATGTACCTCGTCCTGGACATGTCGCGCGACCTGCTGATCTATGACACGGTGCCCCCGCTGCGCCACTGGCTGATCATGTTGTTGTGGGCGGCCCTGTCGCCGCTGATGGCCTACTACTACTTCTGGCGGCAGGAGGCGAGCTATGGGCAGGAGCGGTGA
- a CDS encoding glycosyltransferase family 4 protein — translation MALHAGLPPDPDQVRNRARWAWLTGDLEAAAAALTQHDGSRQLRGVKGDLEALAPGGRPVPRAERTWQADGPPRVLHVLTNSLPHTRSGYTLRTHDILQAQQRAGIAATALTRPGYPATIGKVQSGPVDSLDGIDYRRSMPWPLAAGEAERVDQWARDLIAVAAAHRATHLHSTTHYPNALAAQAAAAALSLPWVHEVRGQLERTWASTRRHAGDPDPYGSSRFLQWRAKEAEVAAAADHVITISSPMLEDLVERGVSRDRISLVPNGIDESVLDLPSDAAAQRRLAGLPTEGMWVGYVGAVVHYEGLSTLVSAVAEARASGSDVRLAIVGDGLAWPALAAQAQRLGLEGAVEMPGRVSRDGARQWLSRFDAVALPRMDHDVTRLVPPLKLVEAMGAGKPVVVTDLPALTELVRDGQNGLVMRPDSSTDLAAALVRLADQPALRDTLGGAARHTATSRTWPRLVETYRHAYREVARP, via the coding sequence TTGGCGCTGCATGCGGGGCTACCGCCGGACCCGGACCAAGTACGCAACCGAGCCCGCTGGGCCTGGCTCACGGGCGACCTGGAGGCCGCCGCGGCTGCTCTGACGCAGCACGACGGCAGCCGACAGTTGCGGGGCGTGAAGGGCGACCTGGAAGCGCTCGCACCGGGCGGACGTCCCGTCCCCCGGGCGGAGCGGACATGGCAGGCCGACGGCCCACCGCGGGTGCTGCACGTGCTGACAAACTCGTTGCCACACACCCGGTCGGGCTACACCCTGCGCACCCACGACATCCTGCAGGCCCAGCAGCGGGCCGGGATCGCGGCGACGGCGCTGACCCGGCCAGGATACCCGGCGACGATCGGGAAGGTGCAGTCAGGCCCGGTGGACAGCCTCGACGGCATCGACTACCGGCGCAGTATGCCGTGGCCCCTCGCCGCCGGCGAGGCAGAGCGGGTCGACCAGTGGGCGCGGGACTTGATCGCGGTGGCCGCCGCCCACCGCGCCACGCACCTGCACTCGACGACGCACTACCCGAACGCGCTCGCAGCCCAGGCCGCCGCGGCGGCGCTCAGCCTCCCGTGGGTGCATGAGGTTCGGGGTCAACTCGAGCGCACCTGGGCCTCGACCCGCCGACACGCCGGTGATCCGGACCCGTATGGGAGCTCCCGATTCCTGCAGTGGCGCGCCAAAGAGGCTGAGGTCGCGGCGGCCGCCGACCACGTCATCACCATTTCCAGCCCGATGCTCGAGGACCTCGTCGAGCGGGGGGTCAGCCGCGACAGGATCTCCCTGGTCCCCAACGGCATCGACGAGAGCGTCCTGGATCTGCCGTCCGACGCCGCGGCCCAGCGCAGGCTGGCGGGCCTTCCTACGGAGGGGATGTGGGTCGGCTACGTCGGCGCCGTGGTGCACTACGAGGGCCTGTCGACTCTGGTCAGCGCTGTGGCAGAGGCCCGGGCGTCGGGCAGCGACGTCCGGCTGGCCATCGTCGGTGACGGGCTGGCCTGGCCTGCCCTAGCCGCGCAGGCGCAGCGGCTCGGCCTGGAGGGGGCCGTCGAGATGCCAGGGCGGGTGTCCCGCGACGGGGCGAGGCAGTGGTTGAGCCGGTTCGACGCCGTGGCGCTGCCGCGGATGGACCACGACGTGACCCGTCTGGTGCCGCCCCTCAAGCTGGTCGAGGCGATGGGCGCAGGCAAGCCCGTGGTCGTCACCGACCTGCCGGCGCTCACCGAACTGGTCCGAGACGGGCAGAATGGCCTGGTGATGAGGCCCGACTCGAGCACCGACCTGGCGGCTGCCCTGGTGCGGCTGGCCGACCAACCCGCCCTGCGCGACACCCTCGGCGGGGCGGCACGGCATACGGCCACCTCCCGCACGTGGCCCCGGTTGGTCGAGACCTACCGGCACGCGTATCGCGAGGTCGCCCGCCCGTGA